One Salvia splendens isolate huo1 unplaced genomic scaffold, SspV2 ctg1168, whole genome shotgun sequence DNA segment encodes these proteins:
- the LOC121788870 gene encoding uncharacterized protein LOC121788870 — MANGIYKKKHWKGVSLKITVPSHDELRSPRPLAVAIKWHPPDDPWIKLNTDGAFLEASDKAGGGDIIRDHTGKVLSAFASPLEAHSALEAELLAIQLGLELALEFNRPIWIESDAQQVVQLLNSTRWGPAHTSRVVARILLLNRQRVVRLTYTPREGNRAGDLLAKMGIDSQNYCRMNAHTMPRHLAAITRMEALGIPNIRVQHDDKE, encoded by the coding sequence ATGGCCAACGGGATATACAAGAagaagcattggaagggagttagtCTAAAAATCACTGTCCCGAGTCATGATGAACTACGGAGCCCTAGGCCGCTTGCAGTGGCAATCAAGTGGCACCCGCCGGATGACCCCTGGATCAAGCTCAACACCGATGGTGCATTCTTGGAAGCGTCGGATAAAGCCGGGGGaggtgatatcatccgagatCATACGGGCAAAGTGCTTTCAGCCTTCGCATCCCCACTTGAGGCCCACTCCGCCCTTGAGGCGGAGCTTCTAGCCATCCAACTCGGGTTAGAACTTGCCCTGGAGTTCAATCGGCCTATCTGgattgagtcggatgcacaacaagtgGTCCAGCTCCTTAATAGTACACGATGGGGACCGGCACACACGAGCAGGGTGGTGGCGCGGATCTTACTCCTCAATCGCCAACGAGTTGTGCGCCTCACCTACACCCCTCGGGAAGGGAACAGGGCCGGAGACTTACTTGCAAAGATGGGAATTGACAGTCAAAACTACTGCCGTATGAATGCCCACACGATGCCGAGACACCTCGCTGCAATTACTAGGATGGAAGCACTAGGAatcccgaacattcgggtccaaCATGACGACAAAGAATAG